Genomic DNA from Veillonella criceti:
CGCCAATTTTAACAACTTCATTACCTGCATTATCCACTAACTTAGACGGGGAATTAGTGCCCATATCAGCTACTTTATCTTTTAACTCTTTATATTGGTCAAAGTTAACTACATCGCCAGATTCTGTACCTGCCGCCACATTTTTAAGTTTATTGCCACCATTATCAAGGCCATCTTTAGTTAACGATACATTACCTTTGCCATCTTCTTTCGGAGTAATTGTCATACCACTACCATTGATAGTAGTTGTATTGCCATCTGTATCAGTAGCTACAACAGCACCATTTGTAGTAATGCCATCAGCATTTACAACTGTTTCTTTGTCGCCATTTTTAGACGTTACCCCTTCAGCTGTTAAGCTAGACTTTTTATCTCCATCTTTAGCTGTCAATCCGCTAGATGTTACCGATGCCTCTTTTCCATTTTCACCAATTAGTTTATTTTCAGTTGCTGTGGAGGTATTACTATTGCCAGCAGCGTCAATAAGTTCATTCTTTGTAGCTGTGGATGTATTGGTATTACCATTCTGATCTTTAATTTCAGACTGTGTGGCAGTAGTACTGTTAGAATTACCTGCTCCATCAGTCACAGTAACCCCTTTAGCATCGATAACATTGATATTATTATCTTTATCGGTTAATGTAGCGCCTGCTGCGTTGGTTACAGTTGTGTTACCTGCTTTATCAGTTAAGTTTGTTCCTTCTGGACCATATACTGCTTTGTTACCCTCTTTTTCAACCGAAAGACCTTTGTCAGGCGTTAAGCTTACATCTTTGCCAAGACTTAAACTACCATCAGCACCAAGGTCAATGTTCTTAGCTAGTTTTACAGTTAAACCATCGATTTCATTTGCTACTACACCAATATTATTATCAGTCAAATCCTCAGCTTTCGCTATACCACCTTTAATAGCCAAGGTATCGCTAAGTGGACGATGTACAGTTACATTTTCAGTATCTCCAACAAAGTTTAGGCCAGCTTGTGCTACCACTTGTAAATCGCCAATTGTGGCAACTTTACCTAAATCTTTACCAGATGCTTGCAATAAGCCCCCTGATTTAGTACCATCGGCGCCAACCATACCACCAACTAATGTATTAGCACCATTTTCACCATCATTAGCAATAGCTGGTGTAGACTCATTCAGTTGAATACTGAGTCCACTATTTGGTGTATTCGTGGCTGCAGAAATTGGAGTTTTGGATGTATCGACTGGCGTCACTTCATTACCTGCTTTATCAACTGCTTTCCCATCTTTAAGCTCTGTGCCAACTGGATAATATTGACCATCAGATAATTTCACCACTTCATTGCCTTCGCCATCAACCAATTTAGCAGGAGAACTTGTGCCCATATCAGCTACTTTATTTTCTAAAGATTTTAACTGTGAATAATTAACTGCGTCAGTATCATTTTCACCGGCTTTTAAACCAGTAATAGCATCACCTTTCATATCCATACCGGTAGCCGATAAAACAGCTCCATCAGTAATTGTTACTTGTGCTGTAGAAATGCCATTTGTATCAACTGTTGTACTGCCTGTTGTTACTTTAGCTGTGATAACTCCATTCGTGTCAAGGGATGTATTACCAGCGGTTACTTTATTAGTTGCTACCCCAGTATTATCAATAGTCGTAACCCCTGCTTTTACACTACCGGTATCCCCTAATTTGATATCTTTATTTAATTTAATTAACAAGCCGTCTTTAGTGTCATTGGTAATTACGCCAATATTGCCATCAGTTAAGGTAGCATCATTTGCTACGCCACCTTGAAGAGTTAATTTATTGCTCAACGCACGATGTACCTCTTCACCGCGATCACCAGCGAAATCTAAGCCAGCTTGTGCTACTGCTTGAAGATCTTTAATAGTGGCTACATTATTTAAATCTGTGCCATTTTTGCCTAATAAACCATCCTTACCATTAGCACCGCCCACTACCGTTTTAGCTTCCGTTGCACTAATAGCTGGTGTAGCACCATCGGCACCAGGTTTGCCATTGGCTACTGTGCCATCAATACCACTGGCTACATTGCCAATTTGACGGGCTGTATCATCACCTACAGTCACTTTAATATCTTCAGGTTTTACATCTTGCTTAATGGCAGGTTTGCCAGTTTCATCTACTGGATTACCATCTTTATCTAGCGTCGTTCCTTCTGGATAGAAGGTATCGCCAATTTTAACAACTTTATCACCATCCTTCGTTACATACGTAATAGAAGATCCATTAGCTGTATTTTCTAAATTATTAATCTGTTTTTTGAAAGAATCAGATAAGTCAACGGTAATAGCCTTGTTTGTTGCATCTACAGTAGTCATAATACGAGCATTATTATCAGCGCCCACAACATCAACTTTAGTATTATTTTTGTCTAAAGTAATTGGTGTAGAATTAGCGCCCGCACCAATTTGTAAAGATTGAATGGAGTTAGTCGCACTATTTTTTACTGTATTCCATTCATTTTTCACTGTGCCCAAGTCTTGCTGAACTGTCCCTAAATCAGTTTGGAGCGTTGTAACGGTAGAAGTTAAACCACCTACTTTAGAAGTTAAGTCAGTTACAGACGTCTGAATACTAGGCACTGCTGCAATACTGCTTTCAGCAGCCTCTGTTAAACCTACAGTAATAGAGTTACCAGATACAGCTGTAGACACACTCTTTAGACCTACAATATCTAAACGATTATTATCCTTTGTTAGCGCAACACCGCTTGCCTTATGATTAGTATCAGTGCCAACAGTAATTGTTTGAACGGCCGTATTTGCTACCTGCTTAGCTGCATCGGCAGTACCTTGAGCTTTATCTGCTGCACTTTGAGCCTGTCCTGCCGCAGTACTGGCTGTGTTAGCAGTACTTTGAGCCTTATCTGCTGCACTTTGAGCCTGTCCTGCTGCGGTACTAGCTGTGTTAGCAGTACTTTGAGCCTTATCTGCAGCTCCTTGCGCGGTACTTGCTACTGTACTAGCTGCATCAGCTGTATTCTTAGCCGTATTTGCGATGCTATTAGCCGCTGTGGCAGTGCTATTCGCTTTATCTGCTACAGTTTTTGCATCACTAGCCGTACTATTTGCCTGTGTCGCTATATTATTAGCTCGTTCTGCTGTAGTTTTTGCTTCACTCGCTGTACTATTAGCCTGTGTCGCGGTGCTATTCGCTTTATCGGCTACAGATTTTGCATCGCTAGCCGTACTATTAGCCTTTTCTGCCGTAGACTTTGCTGCCTTGGCCACATCTAATGCCTCTTGCGCCTTTGTATTATTAGCGGTTAATGCAGTGCCTGTAGAATTAGCTGTGCTTAAAGCAGTACTTGCGGCAGTACTTATACTAGCCACAGAGCTCAATGCTGTTTTAGCTGTATTAGATAAATCAAATACTACCTGATTTCCAGCAATACTCGTAACAATGTCTTTATTATCATTGGCGCCAACAAAATCAGCACGAAAATTCGTTTTATTTAATTTAAATCCACCTGTTTTACCATCTTTATTAGCTCCAACAGTGAATTCCTGTACGGCCCCTGCCGCATTACTTACAGCTGTACTAATATTATTCATCGTCGTATTAAGCCCAGATACAGCAGACGATACAGTCCCCATTGTAGTGGATAAACTACCTACTGTACTGTCAATGCGGGTCACCGCTGTACTAATACTTGGTACTGCTTTAATAGCGCTCTCAGCGGAGGAAGTTAAACCAATATTAATTGCATTCGTTCCCGATACAGCAGTAGTTACACTGCCTACACCTACAAGATTTAATCGATTATTAGTATTATTCAATGCTACCGTACCGGAATTAGGAGAAGTACCAACATTGATTGTTTGAACGGCTGTATTTGCTTTTGTTAATGCCGTGTTTGCATTTGTATTAGCTGTGTTAGCCGTTTGCAACGCTGTATTTGCATTAGAGCTAGCTGTATTAGCGGCTTGTTTTGCATCGCTCGCATCCTTCTTAGCTACATTAGCATTGGTAGCCGCTGTATCAGCCGTTGTCTTAGCTTGTGCAGCTGTGTTGCTTGCTGTGGCCGCAACTGTTGAAGCTGCCTCCGCTTTACTGGTTGCCCCTGCCGCCGCGGTACTTGCTGCTTCAGCTGTAATCTTCACATTAGCCGCTGCCGTACTGGCTGCATTAGCTATAGTCTGTGCAGTGCTGGCATTTGTAACTGCCGTATTAGCCGTGCGCTGAGCTGTTGCTGCATCAGTTTTTGCTTGATTTGCTACTGCGGCAGTACTCGTTAAATTAGTTTTAATTGTTGGCACATCAGCAATAGCCGTCTTCGCCGTTTGTGACAAATCCACTGTATACGCAATAGTACCATTAGTATTCGTTGTGTCATTAACGGCAAGAGTTAAATTATTGCTACCTACAGCCACATTAGTTTTAGTGATATTATTAGCTACTGCATACAACTGAGATCCATTAATGGCATCCGTACTCGTCGCCGATACTGCACCAGGTGCCACATTAATAATCTGACGTTGTACTGTATTATTCCCTACAGATACAACGGCTCCTGGTTTAGATGTAATAGAGCCCGCAAAACTATAGGTAGTCCCTTTAATTGCCACATTACTTACTTGCACCGCATCTTTCGTTGTATGAGACGCCGTCCCTAAAGCAACAGAGCCCACTTTATCTGCTGTGGCTCCCATGCCGAGTGCCGTTGCGACATTTTTAGAAGCTTGACTTAATGCCCCTAAAGCTACCGCACCATGGCCAGATCCAATGGAACGCACACCTACAAAAACAGCACCATCTCCATTACCATAAGTAGGATTAGCATTATAATTCGTATAGTTTCCTTTGCCTGCTATCCAATTGTTATAACCGAATTGATTATAATCCGTGGCACCCGCAAAGGTATCTAAATCATCGCCACCAATACCGATAGTGCCATAACCACCTACACGTACATTACCGCCTATGGCAATACTTTGATTACCAGCAGCACGAGTGAAGTTAGTATTCAAAGTTGCATCAGATCCACCAATAGCAATGGCTTGATTCGCCGATGCCTTCGCATTATCACCTAAAGCCACTGCTTGCGTGCCTTTAGCCTCTGCACTTGAACCATGTGTAGTTGCCGCCTGTACAGGGTGCTCCGTTCCTACGCTCCCTAACACAGCCATAAGAGCTAAACTTACACCTAATTTGACCATATTATTATTTTTACTTGCACTACTCTTCGTGTGCCCCTTAGCAAATTCAGACGCTACCACATAGCAATGTTTAGTACGACTCCACACAATCTTATAAATCTTATTCAAAATTTACACCTCCCTATGCCAATATACAATCTAACTTTTCTCTCCGTAGTATTACAGTAAAAACCCTTAGACTATACCCTAATCGCCTCTCACTAAATTCTCTAGCCCTAACTCTCTCACAACGTCATTTTATACTTATACAAATGGCCTCATTATTGTGAAGACTTATTTTAAAGTCTACCCATAAACTACGCATAGACTACTAATAATTTTTAACGATAGTCGATTAAAGTGATTACGCATTATTTACTTACCTATATAATGCAGACCACTATTATCCCCTATTGAAGTAAATAAAAAACTACTTGAATATTTCTCAAGTATACGCCTATGTACAGATCCTATTCCTCATTTTCTATTCAATAAGTAAACATCATCTTTATTATTAGTTAATCATTTACTCATCAATTTTATCACAAAAATTTAATAATATGCAAATATCAAAATTATATTTTATATCATATAAAATAAGCTTTTAAAGCAAAAACAAAATACCTATATTATTTTTTATTTTAAATAAACTAAATAATATAAAATTTTATGTTTAATTTATATCATATTAATTCTAAATATAACTAATATTTATCCACCACTTTCTTACATAAAAAAATCAATATTTCTTCATTTTCACTATATATACCAATGATAATAAACCTTTATTTTCAAAATCAGCATATCTATCTTTAAGAATAATTATCCTTAAACCTATCTTTACTTCTACAACACACCGAAAATCTCTATTCTTTTTTCATAAGTTGTACTATTAATAAACAACCAATTAAAAATACCCCTTAATGTAGGAGCTATTTGCTTCTAACATCAAGGGGTATTACTGAGTGTCCAAAATCAGTAATCGCCTGCTAAACTTAGATACTATATTCAGTTATATATCATAAACAACAAATTACTATTTCCTATCTATCGCTCATTACATAACTCGTGCAAATTTTCAACGCTTCTACCACATTAGCCAACTGTAGTTTTTTCTGTTTATTATAATGACTACA
This window encodes:
- a CDS encoding ESPR-type extended signal peptide-containing protein — translated: MNKIYKIVWSRTKHCYVVASEFAKGHTKSSASKNNNMVKLGVSLALMAVLGSVGTEHPVQAATTHGSSAEAKGTQAVALGDNAKASANQAIAIGGSDATLNTNFTRAAGNQSIAIGGNVRVGGYGTIGIGGDDLDTFAGATDYNQFGYNNWIAGKGNYTNYNANPTYGNGDGAVFVGVRSIGSGHGAVALGALSQASKNVATALGMGATADKVGSVALGTASHTTKDAVQVSNVAIKGTTYSFAGSITSKPGAVVSVGNNTVQRQIINVAPGAVSATSTDAINGSQLYAVANNITKTNVAVGSNNLTLAVNDTTNTNGTIAYTVDLSQTAKTAIADVPTIKTNLTSTAAVANQAKTDAATAQRTANTAVTNASTAQTIANAASTAAANVKITAEAASTAAAGATSKAEAASTVAATASNTAAQAKTTADTAATNANVAKKDASDAKQAANTASSNANTALQTANTANTNANTALTKANTAVQTINVGTSPNSGTVALNNTNNRLNLVGVGSVTTAVSGTNAINIGLTSSAESAIKAVPSISTAVTRIDSTVGSLSTTMGTVSSAVSGLNTTMNNISTAVSNAAGAVQEFTVGANKDGKTGGFKLNKTNFRADFVGANDNKDIVTSIAGNQVVFDLSNTAKTALSSVASISTAASTALSTANSTGTALTANNTKAQEALDVAKAAKSTAEKANSTASDAKSVADKANSTATQANSTASEAKTTAERANNIATQANSTASDAKTVADKANSTATAANSIANTAKNTADAASTVASTAQGAADKAQSTANTASTAAGQAQSAADKAQSTANTASTAAGQAQSAADKAQGTADAAKQVANTAVQTITVGTDTNHKASGVALTKDNNRLDIVGLKSVSTAVSGNSITVGLTEAAESSIAAVPSIQTSVTDLTSKVGGLTSTVTTLQTDLGTVQQDLGTVKNEWNTVKNSATNSIQSLQIGAGANSTPITLDKNNTKVDVVGADNNARIMTTVDATNKAITVDLSDSFKKQINNLENTANGSSITYVTKDGDKVVKIGDTFYPEGTTLDKDGNPVDETGKPAIKQDVKPEDIKVTVGDDTARQIGNVASGIDGTVANGKPGADGATPAISATEAKTVVGGANGKDGLLGKNGTDLNNVATIKDLQAVAQAGLDFAGDRGEEVHRALSNKLTLQGGVANDATLTDGNIGVITNDTKDGLLIKLNKDIKLGDTGSVKAGVTTIDNTGVATNKVTAGNTSLDTNGVITAKVTTGSTTVDTNGISTAQVTITDGAVLSATGMDMKGDAITGLKAGENDTDAVNYSQLKSLENKVADMGTSSPAKLVDGEGNEVVKLSDGQYYPVGTELKDGKAVDKAGNEVTPVDTSKTPISAATNTPNSGLSIQLNESTPAIANDGENGANTLVGGMVGADGTKSGGLLQASGKDLGKVATIGDLQVVAQAGLNFVGDTENVTVHRPLSDTLAIKGGIAKAEDLTDNNIGVVANEIDGLTVKLAKNIDLGADGSLSLGKDVSLTPDKGLSVEKEGNKAVYGPEGTNLTDKAGNTTVTNAAGATLTDKDNNINVIDAKGVTVTDGAGNSNSTTATQSEIKDQNGNTNTSTATKNELIDAAGNSNTSTATENKLIGENGKEASVTSSGLTAKDGDKKSSLTAEGVTSKNGDKETVVNADGITTNGAVVATDTDGNTTTINGSGMTITPKEDGKGNVSLTKDGLDNGGNKLKNVAAGTESGDVVNFDQYKELKDKVADMGTNSPSKLVDNAGNEVVKIGDQYYPAGTEVKDGKTVDNNGAEVQPIDTSKHPISAATNTPNSGLGIQLNESTPAIANGGENGANTLVGGMIGEDGTKSGGLLQASGNELGKLATLGDLQAVAQAGLNFVGDTENVTVHRPLSDTLAIKGGIAKAEDLTDNNIGVVANEIDGLTVKLAKNIDLGADGSLSLGKDVSLTPDKGLSVEKEGNKAVYGPEGTNLTDKAGNSNSTTATQSEIKDQNGNTNTSTATKNELTDAAGNSNTLTADALTTKGADGKEVSVTSSGLIAKDGDKKSSLTAEGVTSKNGDKETVVNADGITTNGAVVVTDTDGNTTTVNGSGMTITPKEDGKGNVSLTKDGLDNGGNKLKNVAAGTESGDVVNFDQYKELKDKVADMGTSSPAKLVDGEGNEVVKLSDGQYYPVGTEIKDGKAVDKAGNEVTPIDTSKTPISAATNTPNSGLGLQVSDDANAIANDGENGANVLVGGKIGADGTKSGGLLQASGKDLGKVATIGDLQVVAQAGLNFVGDTENVTVHRPLSDTLAIKGGIAKAEDLTDNNIGVVANETDGLIVKLAKNIDLGADGSLSLGKDVSLTPDKGLSVEKEGNKAVYGPEGTNLTDKAGNITVTNAAGATLTDKDNNTNVIDAKGVTVTDKAGNSNSTTATQSEIKDQNGNTNTSTATKNELIDAAGNSNTLTADALTTKGADGKEVSVTSSGLTAKDGDKKSSLTAEGVTSKNGDKETVVNADGITTNGAVVATDTDGNTTTVNGSGMTITPKEDGKANVSLTKEGLDNGGNRLQNVGAAEKSGDAVNYNQFKELERKFSAAGGMETVDEKGNKVIAVDDKVYKVDAKGNPMAADGMQLTEVDGKYYNPSDVTDGKVNDGAKPADSTAEGNTSLSSNAGSSGLGLAKVDKDSDASENRGSNYAKAIIGGADGTSGLLGTTGSALNKITTVQDLQVVAQAGLDFGGDTGDIVHRPLSTKLTLTGGVSDTDNLTNKNIGVVADGTAGLEVKLAKNIDLTSDGSLKLGDKVSLDSKDGLTIKGDNGNSANYSGNGLTLIDDKGNSNTLTPKDSTLADANGNTSSMKPEGIEITDKEGNKTTVDANGISLQDKEGNIYVTINKDGLGGKDGEPVDFKNGINVPGTLTVTPATKDTNGNTVEAVIDAHGNRIQNVGNGVLASDAANMGQLESVRSDAKNHSNNVGSMTAALAALNPLPYIGGEKGQIMAGVGVYENKQAVALGYAYTPNSDQQYTLGLSYGEGGKTMANMGATFRIGSGDGAETLAEHIKAQTSKEYEVKLADVKAQSDAKISDLQSQVEELRQLLVAMKQA